From the Aquirufa lenticrescens genome, the window CTGGGGTTACGAAGAATAAGAATATGCTAAGAAATTTAACACCCACCGTGCGAAATTTGATTTTCGTGAATGTTGCTATCTTCTTAGGATCAGCCTTCATTCCGGATGACTTATTTGCCTTGTATTTTTTCCAATCAAGTAAATTCCATTATTTCCAAATCATCAGCTATATGTTCGTTCATGCGAACTTTATGCACTTATTGATGAATATGTTTGGACTCTATATGTTTGGATCTATTCTAGAGCGCATTTGGGGAGGACCACGCTTCTTGTTCTTCTTCCTTTTCTGCGGCGTCGGAGCAGGCTTATTACACGAAGCCATTCAGTATTTCCACGATTACGCGAGCATTCGTAAAGCGTTGGAATTAGCCTTATCGAACCCAAATTCGGACTTCTTAATGGACTATTTTAACCGTTTTGACGGAAGTACATCGATTAACGAGGGCAGATTAAACGCCTTAGGGGCGATTGATCATTACAAAGATTACACCACTCAAAACCCAGTGGTAGGAGCTTCAGGAGGCGTTTTCGGTATTTTGATGGCTTACGGTTATTTATTCCCAAACTCGGAGATGTTTGTCTTCCCTATTCCGATTCCAGTCAAAGCGAAATACCTGGTGATGGGCTTTGCCTTTTATGAATTATGGGCGGGGAAAGCAGCTGCAGAAGGAGATAACGTAGCCCATTTTGCCCACTTAGGAGGAATGCTTTTTGCGGTGATTTTATTGTTGATTTGGAGACAAAAACGCGATAGCTTCTATTAAGATGCGCAGCATTCTAACCGATATAAAAAACATTATTCAACAGCCTGGGCAGGGCTTACTGAAGATCATTATAGCTAATGGAGCCCTATTTGTGGCTTTAATGATCGCACGGGTAGGTCTTCTGATTGCAGGAAAATCGGAATTATTTGATGCCTTTTTTACGCAGGTTTCCCTTCCTTCCGCACTCGATTTATTGATCCAAAGACCCTGGAGCCTGATTACCTATTTTTTCTTGCACATCGAGGTATTCCACCTCATCTTCAATATGATGTTCCTTTATTGGTTCGGGATCATAATCCAAGATTTCATTGGGAATAGACGACTGGTTCAGCTCTATTTCTATGGAGGTTTAGCAGGCGCTTTGGCCTTTCTTTTAGCGATGAATACGGTAAGTTTTTTCATTGCCAAAGGCCCTACATTCCTTAATGGTGCATCTGCAGGCGTATTTGCGGTAGTGGTGGCGGCAGCGACCATTCGACCTAATTACCAAGTGCATTTGTTATTATTGGGTCCGGTTCGCATAAAATACATTTCGGCTTTTTATATCCTATGGTCTTTTATTGAAACGACTGGGGCAAACGCAGGAGGCAATATTGCGCACTTAGGTGGAGCGGTATTGGGATTTATTTTTGCCAAAAACTTCTTAGCCGCCTCCCGCCCCCAAGCCATTTTTGAAATAAAAATTAAAGAGTTTGCGCAGGCTGTACATCAAAAAGTGCAACCTAGAAAAGAACTCGAAACCGTACCGGAGGAAGAGTTGAATGCCATTTTGGACAAAATATCACAGTCCGGATATGACAGTCTAACGGACTTCGAACAAAAAAGATTATTTAAAGCGAGTCAAAAAAATGACTAAGGCTTAAAAACATTTTTACCTTTGTAAGGTTAATCTTTCACCATCATCACAAGCGTCTATGCAATTTGAAGCCGGTCCTTTACTTAGCCAGATCACCACTCCGGAGGATTTGCGCAAGTTGCCGAAATCAGACTTACCTCAAGTCTGTTCTGAATTGCGTCAATTTATCATTGACAACGTATCGGTGAATGGAGGCCATTTTGGCGCCTCTTTAGGTGTAACCGAACTAACCGTAGCCTTACATTATGTTTTTAATACACCCGATGACCAATTGGTTTGGGATGTAGGGCACCAGGCTTATGGCCACAAAATCTTAACTGGACGCCGAGAAAATTTCCATACGAATCGCTTAATGGGCGGCATTTCTGGCTTTCCGAAACGTTCCGAAAGTCCCTTCGACACGTTTGGTGTAGGACACTCCTCTACTTCCATCTCAGCAGCGTTGGGTATGGCTGTGGCTTCCGGTTACAAAAAAGAAACGCACAGACAACACATCGCGGTGATTGGCGATGGATCGATGACAGCAGGGATGGCTTTCGAAGCCATGAACCATGCTGGCGATATTCCAAACAACATGCTGATTATCTTGAACGATAACTGCATGGCGATCGACCCGAATGTGGGTGCCCTAAAAGAATATTTAACAGATATCACCACTTCACACACCTATAACAAGGTAAAAGACGATGTGTGGAATCTGTTAGGCAAAATGTCCAAGTTTGGAAAAACGGCACAAGAGATCGTTTCTAAAATCGAGAATGGACTGAAAGCCACCTTATTAAAGCAAAGTAACCTGTTCGAATCCTTGAATTTGCGGTATTTTGGCCCGATCGACGGACACGATATTGATAATTTAACGACGGTTCTAAACGACTTAAAAGATATTCCTGGCCCTAAAATCTTGCATTGCATCACAACGAAAGGCAAAGGATACTCACTGGCGGAAAAGGATCAAACATTATGGCATGCTCCAGGCAAATTCGATAAGACGACTGGAGAGATTCACAAAAAGACCTACGATGATCCTCAGCCCCCTAAATACCAGGAGGTTTTTGGCCATACCTTATTAGAATTAGCCGAGAAGAATCCGAAAATCATGGGTATCACCCCAGCGATGCCTTCAGGATCTTCCTTGAACATTATGATGCGGGCGATGCCAGATCGCGCGTTTGACGTAGGAATCGCAGAACAACATGCGGTTACTTTCTCTGCTGGATTAGCGACTCAGGGATTGACCGTTTTCTGTAATATCTATAGTTCGTTCATGCAACGCGGTTACGACCAAGTCGTACACGACGTCTGTTTGCAAAAATTACCCGTCATTTTCTGCCTAGACCGCGCTGGTTTAGCGGGAGCTGATGGACCGACGCACCATGGTCTATTGGATTTAGCCTTCATGCGTTGTGTGCCAAACATGATTGTGGCAGCTCCTCGAAATGAGCAAGAGCTACGAAATATCATGTATACGGCGTCCTTAGACTCTTTCAAAAACCACGAAAAGGCGATTACTATTCGTTATCCTCGTGGAGAAGGTGTGATGCCAGCTTGGAGAACCAACTTCGAAGAAATTGAAATCGGGAAAGGGATTCAATTGGTAGAGGGTGAGGAAATTGCGATCTTATCGATTGGTCATATTGGAAATGAGGCGATAGCTGCTTGTGAAGCAGCGCGCGAACTTGGCTTGAAACCAGCCCTATTCGATATGCGCTTTGTGAAACCATTGGACGAAGAGTTATTGCACCGCGTATTTGCACAATTCAAGAAGGTGATTACGGTAGAAGACGCAGCGATTCAGGGTGGATTTGGATCAGCGATTGCGGAATTTATGGTAGATCACAACTATACTTCACAACTTATTCGCCTCGGAATTCCAGATGAAATCGTCGAGCACGGGGAGCAAAAAGAATTGTACGCCCTATGCGGAATCGACGCAAACGGCATTTTAGCAAAAATCCAAGCGAACGTCACCACACAAACGGCGAAAAATAATCCGAAAGCAATGATTTCTTAAAGTGCAATTAGTACTTTTCAAAGAAATTATCCCTACCTTTGCACCTTGAATTTCCCAATTAAAGGAATTTCGTTTCATTCAACGAATACATTTTTATGCAAAGCATTCGCAACATTGCCATTATTGCCCACGTTGACCACGGTAAAACGACCCTAGTTGACAAAATCATTCATGCATCCAAAATTTTTAGAGAAAATCAAGAATTTGGAGATTTGATCCTTGACAATAACGACTTAGAGAGAGAAAGAGGGATTACGATTACGTCTAAAAACGTATCTGTTCGTTATAATGGAGTAAAAATCAACATTATCGATACACCTGGTCACGCCGACTTTGGCGGTGAGGTAGAACGTGTTCTACGTATGGCGGATGGCGTTATCTTGTTAGTGGATGCTTTCGAAGGCCCAATGCCTCAAACACGTTTCGTTTTATCTAAAGCGATTGCTTTAGGATTAAAGCCTATCGTGATTGTTAATAAAGTAGATAAAGAAAACTGTCGTCCAGACGAAGTACACGAAAGTGTATTCGACTTGATGTTTAACTTAGAGGCAACAGAAGATCAATTAGACTTCCCTTGTATCTATGGTTCATCTAAGCAAGGATGGATGAGTACTGATTGGAAAAAACCAACGGATAATATCATTCCATTGTTAGATGCGATCATCGAGCACATTCCTGCTTCTAAAGTACAAGAAGGTACTCCGCAAATGCAGATCACGTCGTTAGACTACTCTTCATTCGTAGGTCGTATCGCGATCGGTCGTTTAGAGCGTGGAACTTTGACAGAAGGGATGCAAATCTCGCTTTGCAAAGCAGATGGTACAACGAAGAAAATGCGTATTAAAGAACTTCAAGTTTTCGAAGGTCTAGGAAAAGTAAAAGTAGAGAAAGTAGAGTGTGGTGAAATTTGCGCGGTAACAGGTATCGAAGATTTCGAAATCGGTGACACGATTGCAGATGCAGAAAATCCAGAGGCATTAGCGCGTATCGCGATTGATGAGCCTACGATGAATATGTTGTTCACGATTAACAACTCTCCATTCTTTGGTAAAGAAGGTAAATTAGTGACGTCTCGTCACATCCGTGATCGTCTGTTCAAAGAGACAGAGAAAAACTTAGCCTTGAAAGTGGTTACAACGGAAAGCGAAGATAAATTCTTAGTGTTTGGCCGTGGTATTCTTCACTTGTCTGTATTGATCGAAACGATGCGTCGTGAAGGATATGAGTTACAAGTAGGTCAACCTCAGGTTATCTTTAAAGAAGGAGAAAACGGAGAGCGTTTAGAACCAGTGGAATCATTGGTAGTAGACGTTCCAGCAGAGGTAGCAGGTAAAGTAATCGAATTAGCAACTCAAGGTAAAGGTGAGTTGTTGATTATGGAACCTAAAGGTGATTTACAACACTTAGAATTCAACATTCCATCTCGTGGTTTGATTGGTTTACGTTCTAAAGTATTGACAGCGACTTTTGGAGAGGCGATTATGGCACACCGTTTCATCGCTTACGAACCATTCAAAGGTCCTATCCCAGGCCGTATCAACGGATCATTGATCTCGATGAACACAGGTCCTGCGATTCCTTACGCGATTGATAAATTACAAGATAGAGGGGTGTTCTTCATCGATCCAGGTGAAGAAGTATACACAGGTATGGTTGTAGGTGAGCACAATCGCCAAAACGATATCGAAGTGAACCTTCAAGCTGCGAAGCAATTAACAAATATGCGTGCTTCAGGTACGGATTCGAATACCAAAATTGCTCCTAAATTAAACTTCTCATTAGAAGAGTGTATGGAATTTATCCAAAAGGATGAATACTTAGAAATCACTCCTAAGTCATTACGTATGCGTAAAATTTGGTTAGACCCGAACGAACGTAAGCGTAACGAAAAAAAGCCAAGCTAATTTTAAAGGCTGCCCTCACCGGCAGCCTTTTTTTATAATACGATTGCCGATTGTTCGTCCAAAAAATAATATTTCTGAGGTAAATAGGGCTTTAGCTCCCCTAGCCAATAGGCTGAAGGTTTCTTCAGAAAATACCAGGTGGCCTTCTGCCAGCTTATTAACCATTCTTTATCGCGGTATTTTACTTCTTTACCTAAGATCAAATATTGCTGCCCAGTAGCTTCTGTGGGTTCGCGAACATAAGCGTACGTTTCACTTCTGTATTTCCATTGTAGATTACCTTTCTCCGGCCATCGTCGCGTCAGCGTATCGGTCACGCCCACGTTTGCCCACATCGGACTTAAGTGCGCTTGAATCCAGGCAGGATCCGTACTCGCAGGCAAAGAAGCGAAAGATTTCTCGCCTTTATTCTCAACCCATACCGCTTCCCCTTTTACCGAACTGAGATATGACTGAGGTATCGTTTCAGGTGTTTGCCAAAAAATTAGCGTGATGAACGCGCACACTTTCCAGCGACGCGGCGCCCAAACCAATAGGGCAATCACAGTGAAATAAGATCCCATTTCAAACCATGAAATCCGCAAAAAAGGCATAACTGAGGTGACCCGCTCCACCCAGCTAAACATCAAACCATGCAACAATTGAAAACTTGTCTTCAGTAAATACGCCAATGGCTGAAAGGCCCATTCCGGCAAAAAAGAACCAATCGCCAACAGCAAAAAACCCAGAAATAAGGCAATAGAAGAGAACAAAATCAAAAAGGGGTTCAATAGGAAAAAGGAAATCGGATGAGGCAATTGATGAAAATAATACACAATCAAGGGCCAAGTAAAAATTTGAGCAGCTAAGGCTACGCAGGTTAATTCCCAAATCTGGGTCAGCGGCCAGCGTAGCCATCCAGAGAATTGAAAAACAGAAGCCCAGCGCTGTTGAAACGCAATTAATCCCCAAACCGCTAAATAGGACAGCTGAAATCCTGCATCAAACAAGGAGGCTGGATGCAAGAACAATAGAACGAAGGCGCTAAAAGCCAAGGTATTCAGGCTTTCCTGTCTGCGAAGAAAGGTTTTAGCAAACAAAATCACCGAAAACATCCAAGCTGACCTCAACACTGGCAAAGAAAAACCGCTAATCCCCGCATAGCACCATAACAAGGCCATCATTAAGCCAAAAAATACGTAAGGACCGGCCGGCCTCCGTTTAAGCAAAAATCCCAATAAAAGGCTTAATCCCATATACAATAGCCCCACGTGAAGACCCGAAACAGACAAAATGTGAATAGCTCCTAAAGCCGAATAAGCAGACAAGGTCTCAAAATCGATCTTTGTCTTCACGCCTAACAGCATCGCTTCGGCCACATCCCGATCTCGCCCCGGCTCGAAGGCACGTTCAAGGAGCCCAACGAAATGACCCTGCGCCTTTTCGAAAAAAGTTGATTCTACCGTTCCCTTTTTCAATAATCGAATTCGATCTAACGAAACAAAGGCTGTCCCTCCTATCCCCTTTTGGGTGAAATAAGCACCCCAATCCTTTTCATATGGAAAGAGTGGTAAGGGAAATGGCTTAACCACTTGTCTCACCGCATATAGATCCCCAGAGGCTGGTTTAGGTAGTTGTTTGGCGAGATATAAGCGTATCAACCCTGACATAGGAGTCCACGAACCAGATGAATCCCTGATACCTTTACCTCTAGCTAACACAGACCAAGACTTCGGTTTCTCCTCTACAGATCCACCGACTCGAAACACAAAACCATCGCCCGGCAGCACTGGCAACACGGGCTTCAAATAAGCAGCCCAAGACATTGCAAAAACAACAATCAAGGAAGAGATGCCGACACTTTTACCAACTCTCCCTGGAAGCAGAAAACCCAAACAACCCAACAGAAGCCAGTAGTCAAATCCGGAAAGCAAAATTCCGATCATCCAAAACAGCAAAATTCGGACAAAAGGGAACCGAGAAAAATAGGAGATCATCGATTAGGCGGAAAAGCCTAAAGGTAGAATTTTTTAACAGAGATGAGGGACTCTACCTCATCAGGAACTAGATATTTTATGGACTGTCCTTGTTGAATACAGGCCCTGATATAAGTCGCAGAAATATGTAAAACAGGCGCCTCAATACGTTGAACATTCTTATGCGCCCATAAGTCAGACGTTGGCTCCTCTCCCCGCGGATACACGTAGAGACCATAATAATCAAGTATTTGGTTATAGTTTTTCCAGCTCTTGAACTGCTCTAAATTATCTCCACCTATGATTAGCTTGAACTCTGTCTCCGGATGACGCTCCGCTAAATGCACGAGCGTGTCAATGGTATAAGAAGGCCGAGGTAAATTAAACTCGATATCTGATGATTTGAAGGCATAATTATCGGATATGGCCCGTTCTACTAAATCCAAACGATCAAATTCGTGCAGTAGGGATTTACTTTTCTTATGGGGATTTTGGGGAGAAACGACGAACCAAATTTGGTCTACTTCTGTCTGATTCAAAACCGCCTGCGCAATGATCAAATGACCCTGATGAATCGGGTTAAACGAACCAAAAAACAGGCCTACCTTCATTATTTTGTTAATTTATCGAACAATTGCTGCGCTTCAGCGACCGCATCTTCTAGCTTATCATTCACTAAAATCACATCGAATTGTTCTTGGAAAGACCACTCAAATTTCATCTTGAAGATACGCTTAGACAAGGCCTCCTCATCTTCTGTACCACGAGATCGCAAACGCTCCTCTAGGATTTCTAATGTAGGGACTTTAACAAAAACAGCTAAGGCGCGATCACCATAATACTTCTTCAAGGCCAATCCTCCGCGGACATCTACATCAAAAATGACGTGTTTCCCCGAAGCCCAAATGCGTTCAATTTCCGACTTTAAGGTGCCATAATACGCCCCTGCATACACTTCTTCCCATTCCACAAACTCGTCATTAGCGATTCTTTCCCGAAAATCATCCGGCGTTAAAAAATAATAGTCCTTTCCGTGTTCTTCGTGACGACCACGTTTATCGCGGGTACACGCAGAAATCGAGAATCCTAAATTAGCATTGCGCGCTAATAATTCTTTAACGATGGTGGTTTTACCAGAGCCCGAAGGGGCCGAAAATATGATGAGTTTACCTTCCAAAAATTTCGATGATTAAATGAACCAACAAAATAAGGGAATTAAGATCAATATAAGGAGTAGAATGGATGATATTTTTGAACGAATACTTTCAAGTAAACCGGAAGGACAGCTTGATGTGCAGTTGGATTTCAACGCATTGCGAAGGGCAATTTCCAATTTATACCCTTCTTGACAAGGCATACATTTATCTATATTAGCTAAAAAACGCGCTTCCTCCTCAGCAGACGCCTCTTTATCCAAGATACGCTGGATCAGCTTCATGCAATCAGGTTGATGGGAACAATTCGTCTTCATAGTGTTTTTAACATCGATGGTAAAAAAATAGTTCCGAGCTAGGCTGACAACATGTCAGTTTTGTAGCCTTTTTTAGCAGCATAAGAGGCTAAGGTTTCTTTTAGCAAAGTTCTCGCACGGTGAAGTCGTGATCGCACGGTACCGATGGGAATATTCAGAATTTTGGCCATCTCTTCGTAGCTAAATTCCTCTAAATCACATAGAATAATGATCATTCTGAAATCGACAGGCAACGCTTGAATAGCAGAGGTAATCTCATCCCCTAACATCTCATTAACTGTCTCAGCTTGCAAATCCGCCTGGAAGGCAGGCTCTGGATCGTCATCACCCGCAAAGGATTGCTCCACCCACTCGAATTCAACTTTGGATGGACCGCGGGATTTCTTGCGGTAATCATTGATGAAATTATTCTTGAGGATGCGGAACAACCAGGCTTTGGCATACGTCCCAGGCTCAAAGGACCCAATAAAACGAAACGCGCGCATACACGTGTCCTGCACTAAATCATGCGCATCATCCTCGTCATTCGTCAGTCGAAGGGCAAAATTATACATCGCATCCATATGGGGCACAAACTCCTTTTCGAAGAGGGCTCTGGCTTGCGATTCTGTCAGCGCAACGGCTGAACTTATTTCTGTACTCATGGCGGTTTATCTATAAGATAACGCTATGCTTACAATTTAAACGCCAAAACGAAAAGGTGACAAAAAGACTTATTTCCCCTTGTTGAATAATTCCAATAAGGTAAACACAAGTACGCCTAACATAGTACTTAAAAAGGCTTTCAATAGACTAAGGCCAAATAAGCTCGACTCACTTGCCTCTAACTGAAATAACACGAAATGATGCGTAAACAACATCAAAGTGAGATACGGATAAAACCACATCCACTTCATCTCCTCCAAGCTGATGGAAGAGCGTTCATCGTATCCATTCGCAGGGGTCAGGATATTAAATAAGGTAGGACGCAACCAGGCTACTAAAACCGTGGCAAACGCATGCATTCCATGCGTATTATAGAAAACATCTAACAACCAACCGAGAGCAAATCCCCCTAAAATCAAATAGACCGGCGGTGTTTCAATAGGCGCTTTAATGATTGCCCACAAATAGATGAAACAGAAACCATAATAGAATAAGGCCAAATCCCGTAAGAACAAGAGCTGCACCACTATCGTTAAAACGACCGCTATCCACCATTTGTATTGAAAATTAGCGCTCATCTTAGTCGATTTTAGGTTTTGATTGTTCTAATTTCGCCTGCTGACCCGCAAACTTGTTTTCGATCACATATACATAGCGTAGCGTCGAGAAATGCGTCAAAAGCATCACTTTAATATCGTGAAAAGTTCCATCGTCTTGCAAACCGACTTTGGCCACTATACCAATAGGAATATTGGGTGGATACACCGCGTTATAATCAGATGTAACAATCGTATCTCCTTTCACTACTTTTTTGTATTTAGAGACATCCATCAACTCCGCCACCTCAGGCTGATAACCAGGCCATTTGATATAACCGAGCTCGCCAGAAGACTTGATTTTAGCGGATACCGTATTACTCGTATGCAAAACGGAAACAATTAAAGCCAAATTCTCCGTACACGAAATTACCTTCCCTACTACTCCAGTGGAGGAAATAACCGCCATTCCTGGTTTGATCCCGTCCAGGTAGCCTTTTTCAATCGTCAAATAATTTTGGGAATTCCGGGTGCTTTGATCAATTACTTTACAAGCGATAGGCTTGTAGCGATCCAATGATGCCTTACTAAAAAAGACAGGTAAATCAGCTTTCTGCTGAACTTGAGCCTGCAGTTGAAAAATCTGCTGATGTAATTTCTGATTCTCAAGTGCTAACTCCCCATTGATTTCTCTCAATTGATGGTAAGTAGCTACTTCCTGCCTTGTAGACAGAAGGGAAGCTGCCCAGGAATTCGTCGTATTAAAATAAAGGGTATGCTGGTAATTATTGTAGGTGAACACAGCCCAAAGACTGATAACCTGCAGCAAAATAAACAGAAGCAGATTTCGCTGACGCAATAAAAACTGAAACAGTTGATTCATCCCCTAGGTAATCAATACCGGACGGTATTTCTCTAAGTTTTTCAAGATTTCACCCGTACCTCTGATTACCGCTTTCAACGGATCATCTGCCACGTGCACTTTTAATTGCGTCTTTTTCTCAATGCGCTTATCTAATCCGTGCAACATTGCACCACCACCAGCTAAGTGAATACCATTATGGAAGATATCTCCGGATAATTCCGCCGGAGCTCTTTGCAAAGTCTCCATAATAGCTACCTCGATTTTCGTAATCGAACTATCTAAGGCATAAGCGATTTCAGAATAATTAATCAGGATTTCTTTAGGGATACCCGTCATCTGATCACGACCACGGATCTCAAAATCTGCTGGAGGATTCTCTAATTCTGGCAAAGCAGAACCTACTTGAATTTTGATTTGCTCCGCTGAACGCTCACCAATCACCAGCTTGTGCTCACGTAACAAATAATCTTTAATGTCACGTGTAAATTCATCTCCAGCGACACGAATCGAGTTTTCAACAACGATACCGCTTAATGAGATAATGGCTACTTCTGTAGTACCACCACCGATATCTACCACTAGAGATCCATTCGGTTGTTCAATATCTATTCCAATACCAATTGCCGCAGCAATCGGCTCATGTACCATATATACTTCACGCGCTCCAGCGTGTTCTGCGGAGTCTTTTACGGCTCTTTTCTCCACCTCCGTAATACCAGAAGGAATACAAATTACCATACGTAATGCCGGAGAAAAGAAGGAATTTCCTTTATCCATCATCTTGATTAAACCACGCATCATTAACTCAGCGGCGGTAAAGTCAGCAATCACACCATCTTTTAATGGACGAATGGTTTTAATATTATCATTCGTTTTCTCGTGCATCATCATCGCTTGACGACCCACCGCTAAAACCTTGTTCGTATTGCGATCTAACGCAATAATCGAGGGCTCATCTACGACAACCTGATCTTTGTGAATAATCAAGGTATTCGCCGTACCTAAGTCCATGGCTATATCCTTCGAAAGAAAATTAAATAATCCCATCTGATTTTGTGATTGTAAAACACAAATTTACATAAAAATTGAGGTAAAATTTTAAAAAAATCGAATTTTACAATTTCCACGAAATAATTATAAAATAGGCCAAAGCAGGATCTCAGAAATCCTGAATCAACAAAATCCCACTCTTATTAATATATTACAATAAAATCGGAGAAAAAAAATAGGACAAACTGGGCAAATTAATCGACAAAATAATTTGGAATTATTATCTGATTTATTAGTTTTGTCCAAGTTTAGTAGAAAAATCGTATTAATTACTCCGTTTGGTGATAAATTATGGAAGATTATAACAAGATCATCGAGTCCTTAGGTGTTAAATTCATCAAAGCGAGGAACATTAGAATATTACAACCGATTCGTATCAAGAATTTCTACGACGTAGAAAATTCACTCTTGATATTGTACAAAGGTGAGGTTTCTTTTGGTGAGGAGGAAACACCGGTGGAAGAGGGCGATATGCTTTTTATCCCAGGAGGTAAAATGATCAGCGTAACCTACGGAAACGCAGAAAAACCGAAAGCGGTAAACAACGAAGAGTTTATGACGCACCGGGAATTGTATTTTGACCAAAATACAGATCCTACACAAATCGGAACACAACCGAATTCTTTCGGGATGGTAGCCTTCGAAGCGAAAGTTTTTGACTCAGTTAACTTCTTTACTTCGCTAGACATTCCTCCGTTCTTAATTAAACGTGACGATAAATTAGCGGCAACCATCCGCGAAATTTTAGAAGAAGATCTTTCAGATGCGATTGGTAAAGGACGTATCATCAAGATCAAAACGGAAGAGATTGTGATCGAAGTGATTCGTTACATCATCGAAAACCGTTTATTCGTAGAGCAATTAGCTACAAACTCCACTTACTTCAAAGATCCACGCTTAATCGATATCTTCGCTTACATCAAGGATCATTTAGGTGGTGATTTATCTAATAAGGTTTTGGCAAACGTCGCTAACGTTTCTGAAGACTACGTAGGTCAATATTTCAAGATGTTAACGGGTATCAACCCACAAGATTATATCGAGTACCAACGCATGGAAGCGGCGGTAGGATTACTTCGCACGACGAAAAAATCCATCCGCGCCATCGGTTCTGAAGTGGGCTATAAAGACACGGCGTATTTCTGCCGTCGTTTCAAAATGATGTTCGGTATTCCAGCCGGAAAAATGAGACGAAGAGAATCGTTGATGAATATTTAGAACAAAAAAAGCCGTTGAAGAAATTCAACGGCTTTTTTGTTAGTAGTCAGTTACCAGTAATCAGTAAACAGTGACTGGATACTGGGTACTGGCTACTGTTAGTCGAAGCAGAGCTTCAACTACAGCAAATACTT encodes:
- a CDS encoding rhomboid family intramembrane serine protease produces the protein MLRNLTPTVRNLIFVNVAIFLGSAFIPDDLFALYFFQSSKFHYFQIISYMFVHANFMHLLMNMFGLYMFGSILERIWGGPRFLFFFLFCGVGAGLLHEAIQYFHDYASIRKALELALSNPNSDFLMDYFNRFDGSTSINEGRLNALGAIDHYKDYTTQNPVVGASGGVFGILMAYGYLFPNSEMFVFPIPIPVKAKYLVMGFAFYELWAGKAAAEGDNVAHFAHLGGMLFAVILLLIWRQKRDSFY
- a CDS encoding rhomboid family intramembrane serine protease, coding for MRSILTDIKNIIQQPGQGLLKIIIANGALFVALMIARVGLLIAGKSELFDAFFTQVSLPSALDLLIQRPWSLITYFFLHIEVFHLIFNMMFLYWFGIIIQDFIGNRRLVQLYFYGGLAGALAFLLAMNTVSFFIAKGPTFLNGASAGVFAVVVAAATIRPNYQVHLLLLGPVRIKYISAFYILWSFIETTGANAGGNIAHLGGAVLGFIFAKNFLAASRPQAIFEIKIKEFAQAVHQKVQPRKELETVPEEELNAILDKISQSGYDSLTDFEQKRLFKASQKND
- the dxs gene encoding 1-deoxy-D-xylulose-5-phosphate synthase, which translates into the protein MQFEAGPLLSQITTPEDLRKLPKSDLPQVCSELRQFIIDNVSVNGGHFGASLGVTELTVALHYVFNTPDDQLVWDVGHQAYGHKILTGRRENFHTNRLMGGISGFPKRSESPFDTFGVGHSSTSISAALGMAVASGYKKETHRQHIAVIGDGSMTAGMAFEAMNHAGDIPNNMLIILNDNCMAIDPNVGALKEYLTDITTSHTYNKVKDDVWNLLGKMSKFGKTAQEIVSKIENGLKATLLKQSNLFESLNLRYFGPIDGHDIDNLTTVLNDLKDIPGPKILHCITTKGKGYSLAEKDQTLWHAPGKFDKTTGEIHKKTYDDPQPPKYQEVFGHTLLELAEKNPKIMGITPAMPSGSSLNIMMRAMPDRAFDVGIAEQHAVTFSAGLATQGLTVFCNIYSSFMQRGYDQVVHDVCLQKLPVIFCLDRAGLAGADGPTHHGLLDLAFMRCVPNMIVAAPRNEQELRNIMYTASLDSFKNHEKAITIRYPRGEGVMPAWRTNFEEIEIGKGIQLVEGEEIAILSIGHIGNEAIAACEAARELGLKPALFDMRFVKPLDEELLHRVFAQFKKVITVEDAAIQGGFGSAIAEFMVDHNYTSQLIRLGIPDEIVEHGEQKELYALCGIDANGILAKIQANVTTQTAKNNPKAMIS
- the typA gene encoding translational GTPase TypA gives rise to the protein MQSIRNIAIIAHVDHGKTTLVDKIIHASKIFRENQEFGDLILDNNDLERERGITITSKNVSVRYNGVKINIIDTPGHADFGGEVERVLRMADGVILLVDAFEGPMPQTRFVLSKAIALGLKPIVIVNKVDKENCRPDEVHESVFDLMFNLEATEDQLDFPCIYGSSKQGWMSTDWKKPTDNIIPLLDAIIEHIPASKVQEGTPQMQITSLDYSSFVGRIAIGRLERGTLTEGMQISLCKADGTTKKMRIKELQVFEGLGKVKVEKVECGEICAVTGIEDFEIGDTIADAENPEALARIAIDEPTMNMLFTINNSPFFGKEGKLVTSRHIRDRLFKETEKNLALKVVTTESEDKFLVFGRGILHLSVLIETMRREGYELQVGQPQVIFKEGENGERLEPVESLVVDVPAEVAGKVIELATQGKGELLIMEPKGDLQHLEFNIPSRGLIGLRSKVLTATFGEAIMAHRFIAYEPFKGPIPGRINGSLISMNTGPAIPYAIDKLQDRGVFFIDPGEEVYTGMVVGEHNRQNDIEVNLQAAKQLTNMRASGTDSNTKIAPKLNFSLEECMEFIQKDEYLEITPKSLRMRKIWLDPNERKRNEKKPS
- a CDS encoding ComEC/Rec2 family competence protein, encoding MISYFSRFPFVRILLFWMIGILLSGFDYWLLLGCLGFLLPGRVGKSVGISSLIVVFAMSWAAYLKPVLPVLPGDGFVFRVGGSVEEKPKSWSVLARGKGIRDSSGSWTPMSGLIRLYLAKQLPKPASGDLYAVRQVVKPFPLPLFPYEKDWGAYFTQKGIGGTAFVSLDRIRLLKKGTVESTFFEKAQGHFVGLLERAFEPGRDRDVAEAMLLGVKTKIDFETLSAYSALGAIHILSVSGLHVGLLYMGLSLLLGFLLKRRPAGPYVFFGLMMALLWCYAGISGFSLPVLRSAWMFSVILFAKTFLRRQESLNTLAFSAFVLLFLHPASLFDAGFQLSYLAVWGLIAFQQRWASVFQFSGWLRWPLTQIWELTCVALAAQIFTWPLIVYYFHQLPHPISFFLLNPFLILFSSIALFLGFLLLAIGSFLPEWAFQPLAYLLKTSFQLLHGLMFSWVERVTSVMPFLRISWFEMGSYFTVIALLVWAPRRWKVCAFITLIFWQTPETIPQSYLSSVKGEAVWVENKGEKSFASLPASTDPAWIQAHLSPMWANVGVTDTLTRRWPEKGNLQWKYRSETYAYVREPTEATGQQYLILGKEVKYRDKEWLISWQKATWYFLKKPSAYWLGELKPYLPQKYYFLDEQSAIVL